A genomic region of Chryseobacterium sp. KACC 21268 contains the following coding sequences:
- a CDS encoding TolC family protein — translation MKKLFFILIINLFPAQTWTLKQCLDYASANHPLVKQSSVNIQKNDRLVSASKGMLLPSADAGINHNYNFGNGINPQNNQRESINTQNDNFYAQANWELMNWRNYLNISLSKINRETSTFRMKQAQNEVKLNVIQMFFNYQNNKSWLDVLETQIAGIEDQIKRTEKEVEIGNRPKSDVYDIKANLGTLQEQWVSAKNSRDLSKINLLNALAITTDSLDFKMEDDALAHSNFNDADFVKNLLEKNPAYQTVLTEIKTNQKNIAIAKSAYLPTLNGSYTWSSFYSKTLGESADAFSEQFKRNKNQQLGFGLNIQIFNKLQVKNNVEIAKLNVINSNYDKEIVINNLTQSINSIKAQFQNSEEKYTLLQANFENQKLSFQKSEEKYKEGLMDAYTFFVVRNNWLQANYNLINSKNEVIQQTELLKVFEAGF, via the coding sequence ATGAAAAAACTATTCTTCATATTAATCATCAACCTTTTCCCAGCACAAACCTGGACTTTGAAACAATGCTTGGATTACGCCTCTGCCAATCATCCGTTGGTGAAGCAATCGTCGGTCAACATTCAAAAAAATGACCGATTGGTTTCCGCGTCCAAAGGAATGCTGTTGCCGTCTGCAGATGCCGGAATCAACCATAATTACAACTTCGGAAACGGCATCAATCCGCAGAATAATCAGCGTGAAAGCATCAATACCCAAAATGACAATTTCTACGCACAAGCCAATTGGGAACTGATGAACTGGCGAAACTACCTCAATATTTCGTTGTCCAAAATCAATCGCGAAACCTCAACTTTCCGAATGAAACAAGCACAAAATGAGGTGAAACTGAACGTTATCCAAATGTTCTTCAATTATCAAAACAACAAAAGTTGGCTGGATGTTCTGGAAACCCAAATCGCCGGAATCGAAGACCAAATCAAGCGTACCGAAAAGGAAGTGGAAATCGGAAACCGACCAAAAAGTGACGTTTACGATATCAAGGCCAACCTCGGAACTTTGCAGGAACAATGGGTTAGCGCAAAGAATTCCAGAGATTTGTCCAAGATTAATTTGCTGAATGCCTTAGCCATCACTACCGATTCTTTGGATTTCAAAATGGAAGACGACGCGTTGGCGCATTCCAATTTCAACGATGCGGATTTTGTCAAAAATCTCCTCGAAAAAAATCCGGCTTATCAAACCGTTTTGACCGAAATCAAAACCAATCAAAAAAACATTGCCATCGCAAAATCCGCCTATTTGCCGACGTTGAACGGCTCTTACACTTGGTCGAGTTTCTACAGCAAAACTTTGGGCGAGTCGGCGGATGCATTTTCGGAACAATTCAAACGCAACAAAAATCAACAATTAGGTTTCGGACTCAATATCCAGATTTTCAACAAATTACAAGTGAAGAATAACGTTGAAATTGCAAAACTGAACGTCATCAATTCCAATTATGACAAAGAAATTGTCATTAATAATCTCACGCAAAGCATCAATTCCATCAAGGCACAATTCCAGAATTCCGAAGAAAAATACACGTTACTCCAAGCCAATTTCGAAAATCAAAAACTCTCTTTCCAAAAATCCGAAGAGAAATACAAAGAAGGCTTAATGGACGCTTACACATTTTTCGTAGTTCGAAACAACTGGCTACAAGCAAATTACAATCTCATCAACAGCAAAAACGAAGTCATCCAGCAAACCGAACTTTTGAAAGTTTTCGAAGCTGGATTTTAA
- a CDS encoding T9SS type A sorting domain-containing protein, translating into MKTKLLFFLTFFSTINIFSQSPSIQWQKAYGGSEYDQAKDIRQTSDGGYIIVGDTQSNDGDVTGHHAYNDIWVIKLSSNGSLQWQKAFGGSGSEEAYTIRQTSDGGYIIGGWTGSTDGDITDKRYYGFDFWVIKISSIGEIQWQKTFGGNNYEYVEDIHQTTDGGYIVAGWTSSFDGDITDSDVDGDVNGWIIKLNNTGNVEWQKTYGGTNSDYLQSIQQTPDGGYIAAGWTYSNDGDVTENKGNYDYWVLKLDNTGSIQWQKTYGGTGSDIAYSIERTSDGGYIVGGNTESNNGDVTGSKGGMDYWVLKISSNGTKEWQKTLGGSSYDEMHKIHQTTDGEYILTGRSFSTNGDVTGNHGGADFWVVKLNSLGTIKWKKTLGGSQYDQSYCLQQTNDGGYIVAGWTASTDGDTTNSNYHGSADVWVVKLAADNLDVQDLSKNKSFTLYPNPTADILYLQSAKKIDKIILTDLSGKKILEETHDFTKINLQSLQKGTYLIQIISEGKTTIEKVIKK; encoded by the coding sequence ATGAAAACAAAATTACTTTTTTTTCTTACCTTTTTTTCTACCATTAATATTTTTTCTCAGTCTCCATCTATACAATGGCAAAAAGCCTATGGAGGAAGCGAATATGATCAAGCGAAAGATATTAGACAAACGTCTGACGGTGGATATATAATTGTTGGTGATACACAATCCAACGATGGAGACGTTACTGGCCATCATGCTTATAATGATATATGGGTGATAAAACTTAGCAGCAACGGAAGCTTACAATGGCAAAAAGCCTTCGGAGGATCCGGTTCTGAGGAAGCATATACTATCCGTCAAACATCAGATGGTGGATACATCATTGGAGGTTGGACTGGCTCTACTGATGGAGATATAACAGATAAGAGATATTATGGATTTGATTTTTGGGTGATAAAAATTAGTAGTATTGGAGAGATTCAGTGGCAAAAAACATTTGGCGGGAATAATTATGAATATGTAGAAGATATACATCAAACTACAGATGGTGGTTATATCGTTGCTGGCTGGACATCTTCTTTTGACGGTGATATTACAGATTCTGATGTGGATGGTGATGTAAACGGGTGGATTATTAAACTTAACAATACAGGAAATGTTGAATGGCAAAAAACATATGGAGGCACCAATTCAGATTATTTACAAAGTATCCAACAAACTCCAGATGGAGGTTACATAGCTGCTGGCTGGACATATTCTAACGATGGTGATGTCACAGAAAATAAAGGTAATTACGATTATTGGGTTCTGAAATTAGATAATACAGGATCTATACAATGGCAAAAAACATATGGCGGAACAGGGAGCGATATTGCTTATTCCATAGAAAGAACGAGTGATGGTGGTTATATTGTTGGTGGAAATACAGAATCAAATAATGGTGATGTCACAGGCTCTAAAGGCGGGATGGATTATTGGGTCTTAAAAATCAGCAGTAACGGTACCAAAGAATGGCAAAAAACATTAGGTGGTTCTAGTTACGACGAGATGCATAAAATACACCAGACAACTGATGGAGAATATATTCTTACAGGACGCTCTTTTTCGACTAACGGCGATGTAACTGGAAATCATGGAGGTGCCGATTTTTGGGTTGTAAAGCTTAATAGTCTTGGGACAATCAAATGGAAAAAAACCTTAGGCGGTTCACAATACGATCAATCTTATTGTTTGCAGCAAACTAATGATGGTGGTTATATTGTAGCCGGCTGGACAGCTTCCACTGATGGTGATACAACAAATTCGAATTACCACGGGAGTGCAGATGTATGGGTTGTCAAATTAGCTGCAGATAACTTAGATGTACAGGATTTGTCTAAAAATAAATCTTTTACTCTTTATCCAAATCCTACTGCTGATATTTTATATTTACAATCTGCGAAGAAAATTGATAAAATAATATTAACAGATCTGTCTGGTAAAAAAATATTAGAAGAAACTCATGATTTTACTAAAATCAATTTACAATCTTTGCAAAAAGGAACATACCTGATACAAATTATTTCTGAAGGAAAAACAACTATAGAAAAAGTAATTAAGAAATAA
- a CDS encoding DNA topoisomerase 3, translating to MKLCIAEKPSVARDIAKVLGANNPKSGYMEGNGYCVTWTFGHLCTLKEPQDYAPHFKSWDLIFLPIIPKQFGIKLIDNNGVEKQFNTIAKLVEECDEVINCGDAGQEGELIQRWVLQKAKCDKPMKRLWISSLTEDSIKEGFENLKPAEDYKNLYQAGNARAIGDWLLGINATRLFTKKFGGNKAVLSIGRVQTPTLAMLVQRQKEIDAFSQEEYWELKTKYRDVLFSASIDRLKTFEKAEKGLEYLKKNQFEIVSFEIKEGKEKNPRLFDLTGLQVEANKKFGFSAEHTLNYIQSLYEKKHTTYPRVDTTYLSENLYPKIGGILKSMTIYSDLISPLLSQPIPKTKAVFDDTKVTDHHAIIPTEIPPSSNLSREEKLIYDLVAKRFIAVFYPECKISNTLVEGLVGTIPFKASGKQILEPGWRAVYAKDKKEEKDEKDKDEEQTIPEFVAGEKGDHAPLIHQGKTSPPKPYTEATLLRAMETAGKQVEDEELREMLKNNGIGRPSTRANIIETLFRRKYIERKKKNLVATSIGINLIDTIEDEVLKSPELTGEWESKLRRIEKGEYEANQFKDELIEMVTELTRKVISSKGKVINFEEEKPAPPKEKVPRVKTEIIWTETQCPKCKANNLMKGKTAIGCSDFKACGFKVSFEILGKKLSEKQLQDLILKSKTSKLKGFTQGQEEGVLLMNEDFSIALK from the coding sequence ATGAAACTTTGTATAGCCGAAAAACCCAGCGTTGCCCGTGATATTGCCAAAGTTTTGGGAGCCAACAATCCCAAAAGCGGTTATATGGAGGGAAATGGCTATTGCGTCACCTGGACTTTCGGACATCTTTGCACGCTGAAAGAACCGCAGGATTACGCACCACATTTCAAATCCTGGGATTTAATTTTCCTGCCCATCATTCCCAAACAATTCGGAATCAAACTGATTGATAACAATGGCGTTGAGAAACAATTCAACACCATCGCAAAATTGGTGGAGGAATGTGATGAGGTCATCAATTGTGGTGATGCCGGGCAGGAGGGTGAATTGATTCAACGGTGGGTATTGCAAAAGGCAAAATGCGACAAACCGATGAAACGGCTGTGGATTTCGTCCTTGACGGAAGATTCCATCAAAGAAGGTTTTGAAAATTTGAAACCTGCGGAAGATTACAAAAATCTTTATCAGGCTGGAAATGCAAGAGCAATCGGCGACTGGCTTTTGGGAATCAATGCAACCAGATTATTCACTAAAAAATTTGGAGGAAACAAAGCGGTTTTGTCAATTGGTCGAGTTCAAACGCCGACTTTGGCAATGCTCGTTCAGCGTCAAAAAGAAATTGATGCGTTTTCTCAGGAAGAATATTGGGAACTGAAAACCAAATACCGTGATGTGCTTTTCAGCGCTTCAATCGACCGATTAAAAACCTTTGAAAAAGCTGAAAAAGGTTTAGAATATCTCAAGAAAAATCAATTCGAAATTGTCTCTTTTGAAATCAAGGAAGGAAAAGAAAAGAATCCAAGATTATTCGATTTGACGGGACTTCAGGTGGAAGCCAATAAGAAATTTGGTTTCTCGGCGGAACATACGCTTAATTATATTCAAAGTCTGTACGAGAAAAAACACACGACTTATCCAAGAGTTGATACGACTTACTTATCAGAAAACCTCTATCCAAAAATTGGTGGCATTCTGAAAAGTATGACTATTTATTCAGACTTGATTTCGCCGTTGCTCTCTCAACCAATTCCTAAAACTAAAGCGGTTTTTGATGATACGAAAGTGACGGACCACCACGCGATTATTCCGACAGAAATTCCGCCTTCATCAAATTTGAGTCGTGAGGAAAAATTAATTTATGACCTTGTCGCAAAACGATTTATCGCTGTTTTCTATCCGGAATGTAAAATTTCAAATACTTTAGTTGAAGGTCTGGTTGGTACAATTCCGTTCAAAGCTTCCGGAAAACAAATCCTGGAACCAGGTTGGCGAGCGGTTTATGCGAAAGATAAAAAAGAAGAAAAGGACGAAAAAGATAAAGACGAGGAACAAACAATCCCCGAATTCGTAGCCGGCGAAAAAGGCGACCACGCACCATTGATTCATCAGGGAAAAACTTCGCCACCAAAACCTTACACGGAAGCAACTTTGCTGAGAGCAATGGAAACCGCAGGAAAACAAGTGGAAGATGAAGAACTCCGCGAAATGCTGAAAAATAACGGCATCGGAAGACCTTCAACCCGAGCCAACATCATCGAAACTTTGTTCCGAAGAAAATACATCGAACGCAAAAAGAAAAATCTGGTAGCGACCTCGATTGGTATTAATTTGATTGACACCATCGAAGACGAAGTTCTCAAAAGCCCTGAACTCACGGGAGAATGGGAATCGAAACTTCGAAGAATCGAAAAAGGAGAGTACGAAGCGAACCAGTTCAAAGACGAATTGATAGAAATGGTAACAGAATTGACCCGAAAAGTCATCAGTTCAAAAGGGAAAGTGATTAATTTTGAGGAAGAAAAACCTGCACCGCCAAAAGAAAAAGTGCCGAGAGTAAAAACCGAAATCATCTGGACGGAAACCCAATGTCCAAAGTGCAAAGCCAACAATTTGATGAAAGGAAAAACCGCCATCGGCTGTTCGGATTTCAAAGCTTGTGGTTTCAAAGTTTCATTCGAAATATTAGGAAAAAAACTATCAGAAAAACAACTTCAGGATTTGATTCTTAAAAGCAAAACTTCAAAACTGAAAGGTTTTACACAAGGTCAGGAAGAAGGCGTTTTGCTAATGAACGAAGATTTTTCTATCGCTTTAAAATAA
- a CDS encoding glycoside hydrolase family 28 protein yields the protein MKKLLIGLAFSVATLISAQKNDIQYYIDKAPFKFGAMVLPNIPEKDYNFKDFGGVADGKTLNTKAFEKAITTISANGGGRLIVPAGTWLTGPIELKSKIDFHVEEGAIVQFSSDIKQFPMRETSSGKFEVTAPIWGNNLKDVSFTGKGIFDGAGEAWRPVKKFKTTDAQWKELLAKKGSTLSDDGKIWWPSESAKNGEQLAKVIAKTPNATIDMYQQLHHFLRPMMFTLSKVTNLLIDGPTFRNSPKFVINPKQITNLVIRNTTVYNPKWAQNGDGIDISASKNVIIYNTKVNAGDDGICMKSSGTPKNGEANLQNVIIAECTVGEGHGGFVIGSNTDGGMKNIFVSNCNFDGTDIGIRVKSNSGRGGDVSQIFIDNIEMKNIVKSAVFFDTFYADAPVGSTKESEEAQHSGDKVPYFHDFYVSNINCSSAETAFSFSGLPEKLIENLFFKNVNITSKKGIVGKNANNIVFENVKINNSTDYKIDSNLKKAIVVK from the coding sequence ATGAAAAAACTATTAATAGGTCTTGCGTTTTCTGTTGCAACGCTCATTTCTGCTCAGAAAAATGACATCCAATATTACATCGACAAAGCGCCTTTCAAATTTGGAGCAATGGTTTTGCCTAATATTCCAGAAAAGGATTACAACTTCAAGGATTTTGGAGGTGTTGCTGATGGAAAAACCCTGAACACCAAAGCGTTCGAAAAAGCAATCACGACAATTTCCGCGAATGGTGGCGGAAGATTGATTGTGCCAGCTGGAACTTGGTTGACGGGGCCAATCGAGCTGAAAAGTAAAATCGATTTCCACGTGGAGGAAGGCGCAATCGTGCAGTTCAGCAGTGATATCAAGCAATTTCCGATGAGAGAAACTTCGTCTGGGAAATTTGAAGTGACGGCTCCGATTTGGGGAAATAATTTGAAGGATGTTTCCTTCACCGGAAAAGGAATTTTCGACGGTGCAGGAGAAGCTTGGCGTCCTGTGAAGAAATTCAAAACGACGGATGCGCAATGGAAAGAATTGCTGGCGAAAAAAGGAAGTACGCTGAGCGACGACGGGAAAATCTGGTGGCCTAGCGAGTCGGCAAAAAATGGCGAACAATTGGCAAAAGTGATTGCGAAAACGCCCAATGCTACGATTGATATGTACCAGCAGTTGCACCATTTCTTGAGACCGATGATGTTCACGCTTTCCAAAGTGACGAATCTTTTGATTGATGGCCCAACGTTCCGAAACTCACCGAAATTTGTCATCAATCCAAAACAAATTACAAACCTTGTCATCAGAAACACAACCGTTTACAATCCGAAATGGGCTCAAAATGGTGACGGAATTGACATTAGTGCTTCTAAAAATGTAATTATTTACAACACAAAAGTGAACGCCGGCGACGACGGAATTTGTATGAAATCCAGCGGAACGCCGAAAAATGGCGAAGCGAATCTGCAAAACGTCATCATCGCAGAATGTACTGTTGGTGAGGGTCACGGCGGATTCGTCATCGGAAGTAATACGGATGGCGGAATGAAAAATATTTTTGTTTCGAACTGTAATTTTGACGGAACGGACATCGGAATCCGTGTGAAAAGCAACTCCGGAAGAGGTGGCGATGTGAGTCAGATTTTCATTGATAATATCGAGATGAAAAACATTGTGAAATCTGCTGTTTTCTTTGACACGTTCTACGCAGATGCGCCAGTTGGAAGTACGAAAGAAAGCGAAGAGGCGCAACATTCTGGAGACAAAGTCCCTTATTTCCACGACTTTTATGTGAGTAATATCAACTGTTCTTCGGCGGAAACGGCTTTCAGTTTCAGTGGACTTCCTGAGAAATTGATTGAGAACCTTTTCTTTAAAAACGTGAATATCACGAGTAAAAAAGGAATTGTTGGGAAAAATGCCAACAATATCGTTTTTGAAAATGTGAAAATCAATAACAGTACAGATTATAAAATCGATAGTAATCTGAAGAAAGCAATTGTTGTGAAATAA
- a CDS encoding trans-2-enoyl-CoA reductase family protein, translating to MIIQPRTRGFICLTAHPDGALQSVKNQIEYVKSKGAIKNGPKKVLVIGASTGFGLSSRITAAFGSDAATVGVFFEKPASEGKMGTAGWYNSAAFEKEAHEAGLYAKSINGDAFSDDIKKQTIELIKKDLGQVDLVVYSLASPRRTHPKTGVAHSSVLKPIGNSYTNKTVDFHTGVVSDVTIAPVENEEDIPNTVAVMGGEDWKFWMEDLKAAGVLADGVQTVAYSYIGPELTFPIYRNGTIGQAKNDLEATVTVLNDLLKDLNGKSYVSVNKALVTQSSSAIPVVPLYISLLYKVMKAKGTHEGTIEQIQRLFADRLYTENGEVPLDEAGRIRVDDWEMAEDVQAEVDKLWKETTTENLSEISDIAGYRKEFFNLFGFEVDGIDYEIDANENVQVPSIEA from the coding sequence ATGATTATTCAACCAAGAACAAGAGGATTTATTTGCTTGACTGCGCATCCAGATGGAGCACTTCAAAGCGTAAAAAATCAAATAGAATATGTAAAGTCCAAAGGCGCTATCAAAAACGGGCCAAAAAAAGTTTTGGTAATCGGTGCTTCTACAGGTTTCGGACTTTCTTCCAGAATCACGGCGGCTTTCGGTTCCGATGCGGCAACAGTTGGTGTTTTCTTCGAGAAGCCAGCTTCTGAAGGTAAAATGGGAACTGCTGGCTGGTACAATTCGGCTGCTTTCGAAAAAGAAGCGCACGAAGCTGGACTTTATGCCAAAAGTATCAACGGCGATGCATTCTCAGACGACATAAAAAAACAAACGATTGAATTAATCAAAAAAGACCTTGGTCAGGTTGATTTGGTGGTTTACAGTTTGGCTTCTCCAAGAAGAACGCATCCAAAAACGGGCGTTGCACATTCATCTGTTCTTAAGCCAATCGGGAATTCTTACACCAACAAAACGGTGGATTTTCACACAGGCGTAGTTTCTGATGTGACGATTGCTCCGGTTGAAAACGAAGAAGATATTCCAAACACTGTTGCCGTAATGGGTGGCGAAGACTGGAAATTCTGGATGGAAGATTTGAAAGCGGCTGGCGTTTTGGCTGACGGTGTTCAAACGGTTGCCTATTCTTACATCGGCCCAGAATTGACTTTCCCAATCTACAGAAATGGAACCATCGGTCAAGCGAAAAACGACCTTGAAGCGACTGTGACTGTTCTAAATGATTTATTGAAAGACCTTAACGGAAAATCGTATGTTTCTGTAAACAAAGCTTTGGTAACTCAGTCCAGTTCTGCGATTCCTGTAGTTCCATTGTATATTTCTCTACTTTACAAAGTGATGAAAGCGAAAGGAACGCACGAAGGAACAATCGAGCAAATTCAAAGACTTTTTGCTGATAGATTATACACGGAAAATGGCGAAGTTCCTTTGGACGAAGCTGGTAGAATCCGAGTTGACGACTGGGAAATGGCGGAAGATGTACAGGCAGAAGTTGACAAATTGTGGAAGGAAACAACAACTGAAAACCTTTCTGAAATCAGTGATATCGCAGGTTACAGAAAAGAATTCTTCAACCTTT